The Bos mutus isolate GX-2022 chromosome 11, NWIPB_WYAK_1.1, whole genome shotgun sequence nucleotide sequence CAGATGTGGGGCCTCTGGGCAGTTGTGTTTGGGTTTTGGTGTGACCGACACTTTGGTCCAGGACAGGGCTACCAAGCAGACAACCTCTAAGGCATGTCCCACTGTCCTTGGGGAGGGCAACAAGTTCTGCCCCAGAGGAAGTTCCCTCCTGCTCAAGACCCAGAGGCAGAACTGAAGAACAGAGGCATGCTAGCCATGAGGGGCTTGGGGAGCAGACAGCACGCCGCACCTGGAGGTCccagcacagagcaggtgctccGTCAACATCCAGTCTCTGTGGTCTGAGGACCTTTCTGCTATGGCCCAGCTTCTTACATGCCCTCTTCGCCAGGCCACATGGGTTTCCTGGGAGCACTGCACTTAGGGAGGACTGCCCACTGGCCAGAACTTATACCTGCAGACACTTCCTAAACAGTTGGAtgcagacagaactgagcaatgAGATGCACCAGCAGGAAGACTGGACCAAGGTTTGTTGGGGGTAGGGAGGCGAGTGGTCTGGGTGAGGGAAAACAGGGAGGGCATCTTTTGAGGCTTCCCATCCTCATTACATCAAGTGCAAAGAGGATGCAAAGCAAATGCCAATGAAACTGCACGTTATAGAAATGACTCAGGATACGGGGAATGAGGAAGTCATGTCAGAGAATCTTCTGCAAAGCTTGGGACTAACGAGGCTTAGTGTTAGACAACTGGCAACTGAAAAGGGGGAAAGAGCATGTCACAGCTTCTTTATAAAGAGAATGAAACTTCAAAACCTTGAGAAAACTTGGAAATTCAACTAAGCctgcagtttctttttttgttgttagggTTGAACATGAGCCTGTGTTAGCATCACTGGTACTTTATGAAAAAATGAGACTTCCTCGGTCAACACTTGGTTGCAAATTTTGTTAAACATGTGACAAACTTCCTatcctttctttgtatttaaaatattcagtataagCCCCGATCAAATCTTTTGCTCCTAATTTactgcaacattttaaaaaattatttatttggctgtgctgggtcttagttgtggcatgggggatctggttacctgaccagggattgaagctgggcccctgcattgagggcgtgaagtgttagtcactggaCTACGGGGAAGTCCCTCCTATAACATTTTAACTGAAGTTTTAAGTAGACTCAGTGAAAGTGGCCTTTCCTGGTACAGTTACTCTGGAATAACAAACAGCTGTCATCTGAACTGCCCTTTAATGCTGCTTCTGAGATTTGGTCTAAGCAAGGATtccttagaaagaaagctgaCATGATGGTGTTGCCCACAtgggagaataaaaaaaaacaaaaaattacccCATGAGAGTATTGACCATAAAGGcactttataaattatttgaagAGTTTATCATGTTTCTTCCTGCACATAGGTAAATATTTGCTGGGAGAGTTTTATTCTCTATGACAACTAGAATATCCTTGAAGATGTAAGATTTCCTTGAAGACCTAGAAACATGCTGCAAGATGGATACTCAAAAGAGCCCATGGAAAATTGCAATCGATAGTAACAAAGACTTGGTCCAGAGACCAGTGGGGGATCCTTGTTTTGTGGTCTCTCAGATCACAgtccccacttcccaccccaccacccccttcAATAGGAAATGACCCTAGAAAGACTTCTCAACTCTTGGAGGCTAAAGGTAGCAAGCCCTTTACCCTGACACGAAGGTACCTGAACAGTCAACATAGCACCCACAAAGAAAGAGAATgtggctttttgttttctttttccacaatCGAGAGCAATTCTGCAGCCTCAAATGTTATGCTGGAAGGCAGCCTGATGAGTGACCATTGTCTGTGTTTTCAGGAATGTTCTCTGTTCCTGTAGGAAACCTTGCATCTGATTAAAGAAAACACGGCGTGGACCATGTACAGCAGTGTGACTATGATTGAAAACACCTGCAACCAAGAAAAATAACCGTTAATGGGGGTGCCTGGTGAGAGGGCAAGTCATGGGCCTTCCAAGCTGGGCTGGCCGCTTGCATGACACTTGGCCCTGAAGTTTGTGGACTGCCATTGTTTCCCATCACTCACACAGTCATCCTTCCTTTCAGAGCCCAGGCGTAGCCCAGAATGCTCTAGGCACTGACTCCAGGTGACCTATTGCATCTCCTGACCTTGGCATGCAAAGTCAACCACTGCCATCACACATCTCCATTTGGTGCCACCCAGTTGGAAATGAGGGCCCTCAGAGACCCCTCCAAAGATACTTGCAGCAAATGTCCCCTGCTCTTCATGGAAAGCTTCCTTCCTGCACACCAGGATGACCGGAGTCCACCAGCTTTGATTCCAGCAGCCTTGGCTCAGAGAATACGACTGCATGGGTTTGCTGGCTCTGGTTAAGGTCTCATTGCTGCCTAGACATCCTCAGACCCCCACCAGAATTTTACGCTAAGATCCTGAATTTCACAAGCATAGGCCAGGAAGCCAGGACACAGGAAGTGAGGGACTGGCATTGGGAGGAGGAATTTTGAGCCTTTGCTGAAAGGAGGGGGCTTACTGAGAAAGCTGCTGGGAGCAGAGGCTGAGAAATGTGGCAAATGGTCACACTGTGCCTGGTCAAGGCCCTGGCTTGCCACGTTCTCACCTGGGCACTGTCTATCCTCTCACCCAGCTCGGAGTGGCTGGCCCCAAGGGCTGCCTGCCCACAAGCAAACATCTGCATCTGGCTTGGCTTTGGGTGTGGGGTCAAGAGTTTCCAGCTCCTGGGGTTGAGATGAGGGAGGTACCTGTGGTTTCTCTACTGTGGGGGGTGTAGAAACAGTCGTCTGAAGGTGACGGAGGAGGCGGATGACCCTCCCAAGGGGAGGGAGAGCAGCCCAGGCGCTGCCTTGCTGTAGTTGGGCGCCATCTTGGGAGATGAACTAACATGGGCGAGGCTCCCACTCTGTGGGACAGTTGAGGGGGTCCCAGGGACCATGAGAGGGCCCTGCTTATGGAACTGGGAGCGGCTGGGAGCTGAGGGGAGTGTGTAGCTTCCCCAGGGAAGGGAACAGGCCCCTGGAGGCTAGCAGACAGGCTTAGAGGCCCTCTCCCGAGACCCCTGCCTCTGGGAGCAGGAAGGGCACCCGCACTAACCCCCTTCCCAGAGCCCAGCGGCGCCCACCCCGTGGGTTTTATTTCAACCTCTGTTCTGTTGTTCACttggtggtgtccaactctgtgatcccatcgactgcagtacgccaggcttccttgtccttctgcatctcctgtttgctcaagttcatgtccactgagtcagtgatgctatctaactatcccatcctctgctgccctctgatCTACCCTTCCCAAAAGGTGTGAGGAGACACGGCTTTGGCACCTGGGATGGTCATGTTGTGGTCTGTCATCACATTCGACCTCAGGATTTCCTAGAAATCTAAGTAAGGAGTAATGTTTCTTCaactttttcttgctttttaaacaaTGTTCATGGTTAGAAATACATCTGATATGAATTAGCACCCTGATGCAAGCCTATACAAGCACAACTCTGGAAAAGAGTTCTAGGAAACAATACGTTCTCATTCcctgccattcttttttttttttttttttaatgtatgtatttttaattggagggtaattgctttacaatattgtgttggtttctgccatacatcaacatgaatcagctgtaggttATActtatgtcccctctctcttgaactccTGGTCATTCTGATCCATTTCAGCAACGAGGAAATTAGGTCATGAATTCACAGCCCACTAAGGGGTCTTGTCCCCACAGTGGGAGGATGTTCCTTTTAGAGCTTAGGGACCTGCAGTCTCACCCCATCTATTCTAATGGGGTGAGGGAGGTTCCAGCCCCTGTTCTACCCattgctacctgggaagccttgggAGGAAGTGGTTTAATAGCTCGCTCATCCTCCAGGGAAACAAAAAGGATTGCtgtctcattttataggtgagcaaactgaggctcagaaggtgCAAGAGACTTGCAGAAAGAATGAGTGTGAAGTTCACACCCTCTTACTGCACAGGTTCTCAGAGCTGCCAGGAAGGAGACGCCGTGGACAAGAGACAAAGGTCTAATCCCAGAAGCAAACACCCACAGCTGGAGGTCTGGACATGCTGTGCCTGGAGGGGCCTCCCCGCAGCCCCAGAGCCAGGGCCTGGGAGACACTGGCCACTCAGTTTCCCATCCCTGGTCTCAACACTGCCCCCGCCCTGACCGTGAGCTTCCCTGGAAGACCCTCAGGGACAGCCTGGAACCCAGGTGGGCAGACTCTCTGCTCACAGTTGTGCTAAGACTGCGGGTAACAGAGTAGTTGGCCTGGACCCCACCTGCATCCTCGGGCTGCTGTGAGGGGAAAATGATTGTTCACAGGAGCTCCGACAGTGCCAGACCCTCATGGTCGCGCCGCCTCCCACATCTGCCCCCTCAAAGCCCACCCAGGCTCAGACTCCTGGCCAGCCCGGGCCTGGGCACTGCAGAACTGACTGTGCCCGAGAGGGTCTGGGCGCATCAGTTCCCTCGTCTGGGGCTTTGTTTTTGCAGAAATGAGGAGGAAAGTTTACTTGGTTGAGAATTAAGCAAACTAAGAACCACCAGGGAGGACTCAGGAGCCCTTCTGCTCAGAACCCCCGTCAGTGGGCAGCGGGGGCTGTGAACACTGAGGCTGAACCGAGGACTCACCACAGCAGAGATGTTTTCACTGTAATGTTTGTGTATGTCATCTTGCAGGCCGATAGTGACCAGAGTTTCCAGGGCAGAGGCGCTGAAGTAGAACAGGGCGGCGAGGCAATGGTAGGCTGTGTCCTGCAGGTCAGAAAGGGCCATCAGAGAGATGGGGTGCCAGTGGTGACGTGGGCGGCTATGGTCCTGGGGGGCCCCTGAGCCCACCTGTCCCTGCCTGGCCAGGCCCCTGTGTTACCCTCCGTGGTTTCCTTTTACCCCTTCCCCGCCCAACCTCCGctctacccccaccccctcctcacaAGGACTGATTCACTAACCAGGGCTGCTCCTCGGTTTGGGAGCAGAGAAAGGACTTTAAAGGAGGAGGGACTTTCACTTGAGATGAGATCTAGTAAGGGCTGGGAGAGGGCCTCTTGGATTGTTGGAAATCGGTTTTGGACATGAGAGGTGTCATGCACGGTCACAGCCCGGAGTTCAGATGTGGTCTTGGTGCCAGTGCAGAGTGAAAAGGTTAGGCCGTGTCCGTGGTTTTGTTGTTCATTTTGGGGGGTAGTCTAGTGGGGCTCCAGGtatagttaaaaggaaaaaagtactaGAACGGGCTTTGAGTAGTTGTGAATGGAGGGGGTTTCTGAAGTCTAGGCTGGAGGCCTTTGGAGAGTAAGAGGCCTGGCTGACGGCCCCACCCCGtccaggggagggcagggcaggtggcCCAGGCGTCATTTCCCCCCTTCACGGGTCTCAAGGCAGAATTCACGCGGAAGGGAGATCACAGGCCATCTcttcccctgccaggctcctctctggtGACCCCGCGTTAGAGGCGGGGACGGGAGCCGGGCAGTGAGCATGCCTCACACCGGGCAGCAGGGCCCACCCCCGgcgccccagcccctccccggaGGCGAAAGCCAGTCCTGCGGGTGGTGGGAGAGGCCGACCGACCCCTGGCAGGTgcaggagggacagggagggatgCTGGGCTGCTGGTTTCCAGGAAAGGGGTGATcacagaggagaaggcagagcAGCCCCCAGAAAACCAGGCAGGGACAGCGTCAGTCAGCCTCCTGCCGCGGGACCCCTGGGCTGCTGTCGCCACTTGGCCTTGGAGGGCGTGCGCGGGAGACACCCACAGGGCTCCTCACCCAGCACTGGGAAAGCCCACCTCCCAGGGGACAGTGCCCATCACTACCCCCTGCCCCAGACACGCAGGGCTGGACTCACCAGggtgatccagaaattccagttCTTATGGGCACCAACAATGTAGAGGAAGAGCAGGAGAGTGGTGACTATGAAGCAGGACACAGACACGAACAGGACCCAGCCCTGGACCAGGGGGACGGGCACCTGTGTCAAGAGGATGAGAATCCATACCAGCCCCCCAAAGGCCTGCAGAGGGAGGGAGACAAGGGTGACGATCAGACCAGGACGGCCCAGGCCCAGCGGTCACACTGGCGAGCCGGGGCTCTTCACAAATGTTAACTCGGTTAATCCTCATACTGAACCATTTGTGAGATGGGCAAACTGAGTCATATACTAGGTAAAAATTTGTTAGCACTAGAAAGGATTTATGCCATCCAGTTTTATCATTAGAAGAGCTATTTCTGAGGTTATATCCTTCCTAATTTTtggatggcagaaagcaaagaggaactaaagagcctcttgatgaagggaaaagaggagagtgaaaaagctggcttaaaactcagcattcaaaaaactaagatcatggcatccggtcccatcacttcatggcaaatagatggggaaacagtggaaaccgttgtagattttgtttccttgggctccaaaatcccatGACTGTGGCCGTGAAATTgaaagctgcttgctccttggaagaaaaattatgacaaacctggacagcgcattgaaaagcagagacatcactttgctgacaaaggcccatatagtcaaagctatggttttcccagtcgtcatgtacagatgtgagagctggaccataaagaaggctgagtgccaaacagttgatgcttttgaattgtggtgctggagaatactcttgagaatctcttggactgcaatgagatcaaaccagtcaatcctaaaggaaatcagccctgaatactcactggaactggactgatgctgaagcactaatattttagctgctgctgctgctgctactaagtcgcttcagtcgtgtctgactctgtgtgaccccatagacggcagcccaccaggctcccccgtccctgggattctccaggcaagaacactggagtgggttgccatttccttctccaatgcatgaaactgaagtcactcagtcgtgtcggactcttcacgaccccatggactgcagcctacctgatgcaaagagctaactcattggaaaagaccctgattctggaaagattgaaggcaggaggagaagaggatgacagaggatgagatggttggatggcatcattgactcaacggacgtgagtttgagcaaactctgggagatggtgaaggacagggaaacctggcgtgtcgcactccatagggtcacagaatcggacatgaccgagcaactgaattACAGCAAGtatttttgatataaaaatatcctttcttttataaaatggtaGGGACTAGTTGATCCTTTTGGTCTTTACTTTGCAAAATGAATTAGCTACACTATGttattagcattaaaaaaaattggcccCTAAAtgaccaagtccaggaagcactcTATCTACTGGAGGTGTGGCAGGAGTGGGAAGGACCCAAGAGGGCCTGGTCTTGGATGACCTAGGGCAGGCATGAGAGAAGTGCTCTTTTCCTTGTCGTTATCCAGAAGACACTCTGCTTGGTGTCCTCAGGGTCAGGGAGTTCCAGGAGCGTAAGGACAGATGTAGAGGTCATGACCTCAGATCCTCAAAGCCAAGGGCTTGTAGACAGGCTTGCCCTCGTTTGGATGGACCTTCTTCCCTCCCTGTGCCCACTGGCTTTACCCAGCAGGATACAGAGATCGAATAAGGAGGTTTCATGAAAAATATGAATGTCAGCcataagagacaaaaaaaaaaaaaaaatccttagacGCTTAGATCAGACAGGAGTGGGTTCTGTGCAAGAAAAACAGATCTGATGGGAGGCACCCAGGGGGCCGGCAGCGCGGCAAGCTCACAGCAGTGCGCGTGCAGCAGTGAGCAGAGCGCCTCAGCCAACAGCGCTGCTCTGCAGGGCCTCAGGCTGTCTCTTTGGGAAGGGTGTGGGTGTCAGTTTTACCCTTCTTCCCTTGTGGTCGAGGATTCTCTTCTGATTCATACACATTGGCCAGGTAGGAGATAAATGCCAGTCCCTTTCCTGTGGACGCATCCTGAGAACTAGTGTCTCAGGGAGCCCAGTGTGTGCCAGGGACATGGGCAGAGTCATGCATCAGACAGGGGGCAGGCCCCAAGACTGGCCTGCAGTACAGGAAAGGTGCTCTCAGAGTGGGCTTCCAGGTCAGCTGGGTATGAAGGACTTAGCCGCACGGGCACCCACACCGGGGCACCGTGAATGGAGACCACTGAGGGGCTGGTCTGTCTTAGGGAAGAGTCCTAAGACGTAAGAGTGGTTGGGTGGTCCCCTTCTGGCCAGGTCCCTCGACCCACAGTGTCTGGCTTATCAGCAGGCAGCTGGAGGGCATGATGGAGGCTCTGGGAGACTGCCTGCGGGCAAGGTTTAGTGCCAGCAGGTGCCCTCGCCCTGAAACAGGGCCCTGCCAGACGCTGATAAACTGACACGATGACAAATCATGTTTGAAAAGTTTAACCAGGCCCCGTGGCAACTGCTCCTCTGCCTTCTGGCAGATACGGCAATTTGCTACTAATACACGCTCAGAATTCACAAAGCTTTCCCCAGGGTCCTGGCACCGTGCTGGTGCCACCCGAAGGCACAAGACAGGAGGGGCAGCCACAGCATCCTCTTCTCCTTGGTCACCCCCGTGGTCAGGCTGGCCAGAGCGGCTCCTGGCAGAGGACATGCCCACTTCTGCCCTCCGTTTCCCCTCTTTGGGGAGGAGAGTCTGTGGGACGCCCTATTGAGATAGGTTATCTGTGTGGTACTTGACCCAGAGACAAGTTGAATGTTCCCTCAACAGCCTCACCCGCCCCAAATCTACTCAGCGTCCTGCCTGAGAAGGGCATCTAAAGAAAAGGTGGTGTGGGTCACCCATaccgcccctgcccctgcccgcTTGCCCCCTTTCAGCACACATTAGCCAGGTGATCTCAGACCATGCATTTGAGGCGTTACTAAATTAATCATTGCACCTGATTGCTACCGAGCAGTAACTGTGTGCATCACTCGTCTTAAGAGCTTTGTGTATATGACATTCACTTATTCCTCACAGCATCCCACAGGTTTATACTGTCGTGTCCCCATTTTattgatgtgaaaactgaggcacagttgCCCGCTCACATCCCCACAGCTGCTAAGTGCCGGCTTCAACAGGCTGGCTGTGGAGCCCAGGTCAggacctctgtgtgtgtgtgtgacagttaCACAAGCTGACGCAAGAGCAGTTCACCATGACACTGCCCTCGTATGTAGGGTCGGCTTTAGAAGTGGCCAGGAGAAGAGTCACGCTGGTGGAGAGGAGCCTGCCCCACGAGAGGAGCCTTGCTCCTGCTGCCAGCTGTCCTTCGGCCCTGGGGCTGGTGAACTGCAGCGGaagtgcccctcccccaccctccccaggttCAGCATGCTCTGTTCTGTGACCCCACTTCTGGCAACagctgtgtggtgtgtgtggctcAGAGAGATGGGCTTACACCACCGGGTCGTGCCTGTCTCCCTCTTCCTGTGACGGCCCTGCAGCCTTCAGAGGTCAGGAGCTCCAGGGTAGGGGTGCAGGCCGGGGGAGAGCTGCCATGCCTCACCCAAGATACCACTCTTCCCTGCTCCTGGGTAGTTTCCTGGTCTTGCAGGGGGAGTGGTGTCCACCCTGCTGACCTGGAGGCTGAAGGTCTGGCATCTGCAACTCCCAGCCTATTGGGAGGTCAGGTATGGGAATATGGACTGGGAGTAAGCAACAACTCACTGGaccacagatttaaaaaatggatcaAGCCTTTCAGACCCGTTGGACTAGCAGAAAATTACAAAGTCTGACTCTGCCAAGTGAGGCAAGGTCTGGGAACAATGGAGACTTTGATAAGCTGCTGGTGGGAGTCAGGACGGTTATACAATATGGGAACCTTCTTTCTAAAAGAATGCAAAGCAAGCCAGAGTCCTGGAAACAGTCTGCGCAAGCAGGGGTCCTGagcttaattaatatttattagctTCCTGGTAACTCCACTCCTGGGCTGTGTAAGGGGGAATAACCCTTTTGGACAGTGATGTGCTAACATCTGGGAATAGGAGGACGTGCAACCCCTATGACCCAGTGTGTGTGTTCCTGAAAGAAATTCCCAACATACAAGTAAAGGGAATACATGAATGTTCTTTGGCAGTGCCGTCTGCAGTATCAAAATGAAGCAGATTGGAAATcgcccaaatgcccatcaacagaagatGGATAAAGAGTGTCAACATGTATAAACCTCAGAATAAGGCTGCATGAAAAGCCTGTTGCAGAAGGATATGTACAGGGCAACAAAACTTTCATAAAGTGAGAAAACATAAACCCACACCACGTGTAGTCAGAGGTAGTTAGGGGTGCAGTCAAGTTTTAACCTTGAACACACATTCAGCCCAGGGGTGGTTCTGTAGCTGGAAGAAGAGACAGTAATAAGCAGAGTATCCAGGGGGCTTACATGTCGTCTGAAAGTTCTATTTCCTTAATACTGAGAGGAACATTAAGATTTGACAAAACTGAGCGATAATTACAAGGGTTTTCATTAAAGTATTATACATAGTATAGTGTCCAtcactaggtcgtgtccgactctttgcagccccacggacagcagcccgccaggcttctctttccatggaattctccaggcaagaatactggagtgggttaccatttccttctccaaaattattatatatacttttctataatatttgaaatagttcttaattttaagaagctgaagtggagggacttccctggtggctcagtggtaaagaaccacctgccaatacaggagaggcaggtttgatccctggtctgggaagatccctcgtGGCTCGGAGCACTTAAGTCCGTGGGccacttctgagcctgtgctctggagcccatgtggcTGAGGCCCGTGTGCCCTCGAGCCTGAGCGCTGCGAGAAGAGAAGTCACTGTGACGAGGCGCCCACACACCACAGTGGGAGTCAGCCCACTCCtataactagagagaagcccgcacagcaacgatggcccagcacagcccaaataaataaattattcttcttattatttttagattcactttatatttatttattttttttggaggctaattacaatattgtatcggttttgccatacactgacatgaatccgccatgggtatacatgtgttccccatcctgaatccccctccctcctccctccccatcccatccctctgggttatcccagtgcaccagcgccgagcaccctgtctcatgcatcgaacctggaaaAAACAAACTGACGTGGAATTGGCACAACAGGAAGTGAACCGTTTCACCTTGACCAGTTCGGTGCTTTTAATGCATTCAGGACGTTGTGCAGTCCACCATCTCTAACTCCAAAACACTGTATCACCCCAAAAGGAAGCACCATGCCCAGTGAACCGCTCCCTGTTTCGCTCTCTTCTCAGGCCCTAGTAAACCACTGGTTCGTGTTCTGTGTCCATAACCTTATCTCTTCTGTGCCTTTCATATAAATGGGGTCCTACACCacgtgaccttttgtgtctggcttctcagCACAGCGGTTTCACACTCATTAACTCTATAGTATGGATCGGTGCTCCATTCCTTTCtaaggctgagtaatagtccattgcacGGAAGGTCACAATTTCTTTATTAATTCACCCACTGATGGGACATTTGGGCTATTTCTCCCTGTTAATTACTGTGAATGGAGCTGCTATAAACATGCATGTTTATGTACCTATTCAGGTCTCTGTATTCAATTCTTTTGGTCATAAATctaggaattgctgggtcatgtggtaattactattatgttttaaaaattttaattaaaaattttaattttatcttggaGGATGGGTGATTAACAAAGTTGTGTTCGTTTCgagtgcacagcaaagtgattcatctgtacatacacacacacctattctttctcaaactcttttcCAATTTAGGTTATTAagtaatattgagcagagtctcctgtgctatacagtaggtccttgttggttatctgtttacAACATAGCAGCGTGTACctgtcaatcccaaacttccaatctatccctgccccccacccttcccccgGGTAGCCGTTAATttattctctgtgagtctgtttctgttataaataagttcacttgtataatttttaaaagatttgcatATAAGCAATTTCATAtgatgtctgacttatttcatagtatgatcatctccaggCCCACTGATGTTGCTCCaactggcattatttcattcttttaaatggctgagtaatattccattgcatgtatgtgccacatattctttatctattcatctgtcaatagacatttagattgctttcatttcttggctattttaaactgtgctgcaaagaacactggggtggatatttcctttcagaccatgtttttctccagatatatgcccaggagtgggattgcagtaTCATACGGTagctttattttagttttttaaggaatttccatactacCGTTCTCtacagtggttgtaccaatttacatttgcaccaacagtgtaggaggtgtttccttctctccacaccctctccattaTTGTCGTAGATTTTTGTGATGATGGCTGGTAATTATTTCTGAGGAATTACCAAACTGTATTTCATAGCAGGTgaacaaatttacattcccaccagcaatgtctgctaagtcgcttcagtcgtgtccgactctgtgtgaccccatagacagcagcccaccaggttcccccgtccctgggattctctaggcaagaacactggagtgggttgccatttccttctccaataccagcAATGTCTGAGGgtcccaatttctccacatcctagccagtacttattttccagttttttgataACAGTAGTCCTAATTTCACGTGAAGTAGAGCTCATTGTGTTTTTAAGatagtttacttatttattttcttttcattgctgtgcaggcttttctctagctgcggagcgcggctcctctctggttgcagtgcgcgggcttctcactgcagtggcttctctaggtGAGGAGCGCAGGCTCCACGgcctgcaggctcagtagctgtccCACACCGGGTCAGTagtcactgtggctttgatttcaTTTTCCTAGTGATTAATGATGATGGGTATCTTTCCAcgtgcttattgaccatttgcatgtcttctttggagtacTGTGCATtcaagtcctttgtccattttcttaattgggttgtatatgttttgttgttgaaacagttcataatttaaaaaacataaacatCCCTCCCAGATTGGCCAGCTCCTTCTTAGGCCCTTTAGTTCTCTACTCTTTCCACACATCAAAACATGTACAGCTTTGTATGTGTACAACTTGTAcagatgaaaatataaagaacgggcatctgctttcttttctgcGCTCCCAGGCACCCTATGAGCCCATCCCCAATTCAAGGAGGAAGTAAAAAATTTAGGATGACACTGAGGCACCAGGGCCCTCTGGAAGTGGGAGGGGTGTGATCCGGTAAGCAGGGGTTAATGGGGTAGAGAAACAAATGACTTCTAAGACAGGTGTGAGAGAGGTATTTGGGGCAAAGGAGACATTTTTCTTAGAAGCCGCTACTATCTGCAGGCATCAAAATGATGCATTTCAGGTAGTCCATAGATCTGAGATTTCCTACACCTGGTTTTCTACTTTTGTTGATTTAGGGGGATCCTCCTCATCACCCAGGACTC carries:
- the LOC102288262 gene encoding myelin and lymphocyte protein isoform X1, producing the protein MATGTASGGRRLPRGSAVFTTFPDLLFIFEFAFGGLVWILILLTQVPVPLVQGWVLFVSVSCFIVTTLLLFLYIVGAHKNWNFWITLDTAYHCLAALFYFSASALETLVTIGLQDDIHKHYSENISAVVFSIIVTLLYMVHAVFSLIRCKVSYRNREHS
- the LOC102288262 gene encoding myelin and lymphocyte protein isoform X2, translated to MATGTASGGRRLPRGSAVFTTFPDLLFIFEFVPVPLVQGWVLFVSVSCFIVTTLLLFLYIVGAHKNWNFWITLDTAYHCLAALFYFSASALETLVTIGLQDDIHKHYSENISAVVFSIIVTLLYMVHAVFSLIRCKVSYRNREHS